From Lemur catta isolate mLemCat1 chromosome 19, mLemCat1.pri, whole genome shotgun sequence, a single genomic window includes:
- the RTN2 gene encoding reticulon-2 — protein MSSSGPGPRAARPEWAGGPDAGPRGAMGQVLPVFAHCKEAPSTASSTPDSTEGGNDDSDFRELHTAREFSEDEEEETTSQDWGTPRELTFSYIAFDGIVGSGGRRDSAARRPRPQGRSISEPRDPHPQPGLGDSLESIPSLSQSPEPGRRSDPDTAPPAERPLEDLRLRLDQLGWAPQGAGSGEDSATSSSTPLEDEEPDGSEVGEAGEALDLQLRLAQSSPPEVLTPQPSPGSGTPQVGTPSPPGSRDSNSGPDERSLEAEEPQLEWEPIRGQCLDSTDQSAFTLGPHLLVADLLYWKDTRTSGVVFTGLMVSLLCLLHFSIVSVAAHVALLLLCATISLRVYRKVLQAVHRGDGANPFQAYLDVDLTLTREQTERLSQQIASRMVSTASQLRHFFLVEDLMDSLKLALLFYILTFVGAVFNGLTLLILGVIGLFTVPLLYRQHQAQIDQYVGLVNSQLSHIKAKIRAKIPGTGALASAAATVSGSKAKAE, from the exons ATGAGCTCCAGCGGCCCCGGGCCCAGGGCGGCGCGGCCGGAGTGGGCGGGGGGTCCCGATGCAGGCCCGAGGGGGGCCATGGGGCAGGTCCTGCCGGTCTTCGCCCACTGCA AAGAAGCTCCGTCTACAGCCTCTTCTACCCCTGATTCCACAGAAG GAGGGAACGACGACTCAGATTTTCGGGAGCTGCACACAGCACGGGAATTCtcggaggacgaggaggaggagactACTTCGCAGGACTGGGGCACCCCCCGGGAGCTGACCTTCTCCTACATTGCCTTCGATGGTATAGTGGGCTCCGGGGGCCGCAGGGATTCAGCtgcccgccgcccccggccccaggGCCGTTCAATCTCAGAACCACGAGACCCGCACCCTCAGCCCGGCCTGGGCGACAGCTTGGAGAGCATCCCCAGCCTGAGCCAATCCCCAGAGCCCGGACGCCGTAGTGATCCCGACACTGCTCCCCCGGCCGAGCGGCCCCTGGAGGACCTGAGGCTCCGGCTGGACCAGCTGGGATGGGCGCCCCAGGGAGCGGGATCCGGGGAGGACTCTGCCACCAGTAGCTCCACTCCACTGGAAGATGAGGAACCCGATGGATCGGAGGTGGGAGAAGCTGGGGAAG CATTGGACCTACAACTCCGACTTGCTCAATCCTCACCGCCAGAGGTCTTGACTCCCCAGCCCAGTCCGGGCTCTGGGACCCCCCAGGTGGGTACGCCGTCCCCACCTGGATCCCGAGATTCGAACTCTGGTCCTGATGAGCGCTCACTGGAAGCCGAAGAACCCCAGCTGGAATGGGAGCCAATCAGGGGACAGTGCCTGGATAGCACGGACCAATCAGCATTCACGTTGGGGCCACACCTTCTAG tGGCCGACCTGCTGTACTGGAAGGACACGAGGACGTCGGGAGTGGTCTTCACAGGCCTCATggtctccctcctctgcctcctgcacTTTAGCATCGTATCCGTGGCCGCCCACGTGGCTCTGTTGCTGCTCTGCGCCACCATCTCTCTCAGGGTTTACCGCAAAGTGCTGCAGGCCGTGCACCGGGGGGATGGCGCCAACCCTTTCCA GGCCTACCTGGATGTGGACCTAACCCTGACTCGGGAGCAGACGGAACGTTTATCCCAGCAGATTGCCTCCCGCATGGTCTCTACGGCCTCGCAGCTGCGGCATTTCTTCCTGGTAGAAGACCTCATGGACTCCCTCAAG ctGGCCCTTCTGTTCTACATCTTGACCTTCGTGGGTGCCGTCTTCAATGGTTTGACCCTTCTCATTCTGG GAGTGATCGGTTTATTCACTGTCCCTCTGCTGTACCGGCAGCACCAG GCCCAGATCGACCAGTACGTGGGGTTGGTGAACAGTCAGTTGAGCCACATCAAAGCTAA GATCCGAGCTAAAATCCCAGGGACCGGAGCCCTTGCCTCTGCAGCAGCCACAGTCTCCGGATCCAAAGCCAAAGCCGAATGA